In Vigna angularis cultivar LongXiaoDou No.4 chromosome 8, ASM1680809v1, whole genome shotgun sequence, the DNA window CTATCCAATTCATCTACTATAAGCAGTGATACTTCCAAGGAGAAAACTGGATCTCCCCTAGCACCTGAACTCATAGCTTATCCTGAAAATGACGGGATCACTTCCCAATCTTCAAACCAACCGAAGGAGCCACGACCTAGTGATGCAACATTACCCTTGTTGGACACTTCATTATCAAACACGCTAGATGATGATAATGCTAAACATGACAACGATGATGTGGAAGCATTAGTAAACGATGCAAATGTCGGAGTTGCCACTGTTGCTGCTAATGGTGATCCTCCCCAAGAGAATGCTTCAGATACTCGTGAGATGAATCCACTTCCGGCTCCCAAAGAAATTGAGAGCCCCCGTGATGAACCCACCAGTGCTGGTCAAATTATCAAATCTGTAGATTCAGATGCCAATAAAAATATGGATGAAGAGAAATCTGAATCTGTGGCTGCTGAAACATCTGATAATGACACAATACTCAAAGATTCTGATGTAAAAAAGGTTGAATCTGTTGCGAACAGAATAAATCAAGAAGATAATAAAATAGACATATCCCCCAAAAAAGTACAGGATCAACTTGATGAGGTAATACTTATAATGGACAAGTTTATACATTCCCGTACACATTATAAAAAATTCTCCTGACTAATTTTTTTAGTCGGGATATAGGCTCAAGGATTGCTTAAAACAACAAAATCTACTGGTCAGTCTAAAGAGGCAAGGTTAGCTCGGGTAAGGGTGTTGGTTAAACCAACATTTCTGTTAGCTTCATGGGATTAGTTTTGGAATctcaataatattttctttctaattgGTTATTATAGATGCTAGTTTGATATTTTCAACTGATGCTCAGGTCTGTGCTGGATTGTCATCTCGCCTTCAAGAATACAAATCTGAAAATGCACAGTTGGAGGAACTTCTCACTGCAGAGGTGAAGCAACATCACCATTTCCTGTTTAAAGGAATATAAAATCTCATTATTTGCTTGAATAGAAACAGATTGACTACTGTATCTCGTGATTATTTCTAAATCTACAGAGGGAACTGGGTAAATCATATGAAGCTAGCATAAAACAGCTCCAGAAGGATTTGTCTGAAAGTAAAAGGGAAGTGACAAGAGTTGAAGCAAATATGGCTGAGGCCTTGGCAGCAAAAAATGCTGAAATTGAGGCACTTCTAAGTTCCATGGATGCAGTTAAGAGGCAGGCAGCATTGTCGGAAGGAAATCTAGCTTCCATGCAGGTTCCTCTTTGTTAATTTATTGAAGTGTGCCTAGGAATATTTTACTTACTCTCATGTAACAGCTGTTTTCACCTGAACTATCTTCTGTGCAATTTGCTTTCATCTTGTATGACtatttatttgatgaataaTGAAGGGTCGTATTTGCTTCTAGGAATCTTAAGATGTAGTTTATTCACTTTTATATACGAACAGTTTTTGGAGTATGAATGATAAGGTTTGCTGGAATAACATGTTTACCCACCTTTTTCTACTCTCCAGAAAAATCCACTGATACTTTCTTTATCGCCTTATTGCTGTCCAATGTCATAGCTATAAGATGAACTTTAGTTTTCAGTGTGTTTATATGTACGTGATAACTGATAAAATTTATCTGTTTAGCAGATATCAGGGAATCTTTTTCGCAATGAATcaggaaaacaaaattaactgtATTAGGACTTGTTGGAGTAGGCACCAAAATGATCTTCCTTGTTGGTTTCCTTCATTAATTTCTTCCTGTGGTGTTGGACTAGTCATTTCACTGCAGCTTGTaccttcaatatatttttaatgtagaGTTAGTGTTATTTATAACTATGAATTGGGTAACACTATGCATATCTTACCAGGCAAGCATGGAATCAATGATGAGAAGTCGAGAACTATCAGAAACAAGGATGATGCAGGTAATTAGGTTCTGTTCTGCAAGTATGATTACTATAGTTATACAATATATCTCATTTACATGATGAAATCGTGTGAATATTAAAACTGCTGTTCTTATAGGCTCTTAGAGAGGAGCTAGCATCTGCTGAGCGAAGAGCAGAAGAGGAGCGTGCTGCACATAATAAGACCAAAATGGTCTGTAACTTCTGTGATTTATTTCTCAAGTTTCTGTGTTTTGCATTATATTTTAGTGATTCTCAAAGATTGGTAGAACAGGCTGCTATGGAAAGAGAAGTAGATTTGGAGCACAGAGCAGTTGAGTCATCCACTGCCCTTGCAAGGATACAGGTAATGTAAGCACTTACTGTGGTTTAGATCCACTTTAAAATGGTTTGGTTAACCCCACTGTTTTTATAAAGtggatttttttctttctttctcaaaatGCTTTTTTTTTGGGTTCCTccagttcagttcagtttggTTATCTATTTTATACTCATACCTGGTTTGGTTTTCTCGAAGGACCAATCAGAACCTCTACATAACGTAGTTtggtttctctttttctcaaaatggttcattttttataatttttcttagttTAGTTTTGGACACACAAGTAATATACATAATTCCATACCCTAATTATCGTCCTGGTATGCAAAACATGTGTAAATCTTCACTTGCCAGTGTGGGAATATGAAAGAGTGTTGTGCAGTGGATCTTGAgatgattataaaatatttttcattgacaaaaataacaaaaatatttttcacattaaattTGGAAATAGGAGGTGAGATCTTCTCAGCCAGTTCAATACTTCTACGCAAGTCTGGCTACATTCTCTCCagcttttggtatttttttggCGTCATATATGTTTGGTATtgttattcaaaattttaacagAGATCTACTTTACCAGAAAAGAATGATAAGCAATATTAACACATCCACAATTATAAAGCATGTGTTACTAAGGCTGCTTCCGTTCCCCCTCTCGAACTATTTTGCTTCTAGAATTGTTATTGACATTGGGTAAAATGTAGGGACTGATTTGTTAGTTGCTCGTCTTTTCAGAGAGTAGCGGATGAGAGGACAGCTAAAGTCACCGAACTTGAGCAGAAGGTGGCACTTCTCGAGGTACATGAATAAACGCTTTACTCTTTCCTTTCTGAATTTTAGGGCTGATTTCTGATTGCTATTCTGAAAGATCTACTGAATAAGGTGTTGGTAACCTCTGTGACCAGGTTGAATGTGCATCTTTAAATCAAGAACTACAAGATATGGAAGTCCGTGTGCGCCGGGAATTGAAAAAGTCCCCAGAAGAGGCTAATCAATTAATTCAGGTATAACAGATTATGGAGAGGAAAGTTGGTCAATTTGCAACTTATTAGATTTCCTTATATTTCACATCTTTTTCAAAGTTCATCAACAAGTATTAGTGTTAGCATCTTTCACGAGTCAGCGTCGTTTTTGGTTATTGCCTTTACCAATTCAAAGAACATTTGATTTTctgcataaatatatatacagagcagatatttgttatttatttttgcgTGTTAAGCTTCACTGTTTTAAAGTAGACAATTACTCTATTTGCTACTTTACGCAGCTTACACAACTGAATCACTTACTACTTTTATGTTCGTCTTGCTAAatcttttcaaatataaaattagaccTAAATACCATCTTTTAGCTGAAGAAACTTAAAGAGGAGTGGGTGAGTGAAAAAACATCCATGGTCATGGTTGAACCAGGGCATGGCTGGGTACATGCGTAAAGTTGGCACAAACATTTCTAGATGACAATTGTGATAGTAATATCAGTGATCATTTTTCATTCGGATGGAATGATGATGGAACTTTTACATATTCAGATGCAAGCATGGCAAGATGAATTGGAACGGGCCCGCCAAGGTCAGAGGGATGCTGAAAACAAGCTATCTTCCTTGGAGGCAaggaattttttattattttgttgtgaAGTTTTTTGAGATAATGACTTCCTGTCCTGCAGGTAAAGTTTCTCTTCTCATTATTGATATGTTTGGTTTCAATGTCACAGGCTGAAATGCAGAAAATGAGAGTTGAGATGGCTGCCATGAAGAGGGATGCTGAGCATTACTCACGTCAGGTAATAATCGTGGtgcttctttaaaaaaaatttcgtgcataaaatttaaatttccaagtttgatatataaaaaaaataaaacctatttGTTTCTTAAGTGGGCAGAGCTTAGACGTTCATACTGCGGCATTGTTGGTGGTGAAGTTTTAGAGTCATTCTCATGGAATGCATAATTTTCTGTAGCTTTTGTCATACAAGTGGTCTTGTTTATAAGATTTTGAAATAACTGTAAAAAGAATTGGTAAAACCATTTCCATTTGAGGAATAATCAGTTAATGGTTACTTAATAACTATCCAAGTGATTAATCGGTAATTGTTTCTaaactgaaaatattttttacagtTAAATCCTTTTACAGTTAAATCCTTTACAGTTAGCTTTTGTCACACATTAAGCCTGCAGCCTATCATGCTATTCTTGTGTTGGTTAACAGTAACTGTATAGAGAAATTGAAGTTAAAGTGTATGTTCTGGTGTTGAGATCATTTGGAATACTACTGGCTTATTTTAAACATTGTCTTAATTTTGTAACAGGAACATATGGAATTAGAGAAACGCTACCGGGAACTGACTGACCTtttggtaatttattttatgattaaatttcATGCAAATCGgtaatattcaataatttttgaGTTATCTTCATTTCAGTACTACAAACAAACACAATTAGAAACCATGGTCAGTGAAAAAGCTGCCGCTGAGTTTCAATTGGAGAAGGAAATCAAGCGTCTCCAGGAAGCACGGGTATGTGATTAGGTTCCTATGGCTGTTTGATTAGTAGTTTGACTGTACGGTGATTTTTATGTCATTGTTATATTGAACAGGCAGAGGCCGAACGGAACAAAGTTTCTCGTCGGGCATCATCATCATGGGAAGATGAGACTGAAATAAAATCCCTGGAGTAAGTTTCTTCTTACTATCTTTATAGTACTTATCTTGTTTTTCTTGTAATGCATTTGATTAAAATGACTATAAACTACAACCTCAGTGGTTGAGTTTCTTTAATTGtgctttaaaaaaaagtaattgaaaaaAAGCAGAAGTGACAGTTGCTTCGCAATAATGTAGttttctcctcttttttttctgtttctgttttttcAGATAGGTTTATCCTGAAAATTGCTAAtaagtgattttattttattaaaaagtgtttttttttttttaatttttcttttcaaacaaaCAGACGTTATTTACCCTCCCAACAGCGATAGAAGTTCCCCAAACCCATTAAAATGTACTGATCCTTTGTCAAACTCTATTTGTTTACCCTCCCCGTGTTAAATCATCTCTCGTATTTTCTTCCTATTCTAATATGTTCATTACTTCATAAATGTTAAAGTTATAGCCGTTTTTGCTTATAATAGCTTCTCAAATCACTTTATCACTCAATTGTGCTTCTATGTACTATTCGCGGTCATTCCAAATGGTTGTGCCGTCTGTTTTCATTTCCCATTGTAGAGTTTGGAAAGTTATCTGACAAAGTAAAAATTGCAGGCCTCTTCCTGTGCATCACCGTCATTTGGTCGGTGCAAGTATTCAGGTATAGCAGCTTACCAACCATCATGTTGCATTTCATTTCCTGTCATTTTCATTCTCCTTTTTTACAATTATACTTTGTATGTGGCATGTCTCATGCAGTTGCAAAAAGCAGTGAAACTGTTAGATTCAGGGGCTGTCAGGGCCACAAGATTTCTTTGGAGATATCCTACAGCtcgagtttttttatttttttatttggtgaGATCAGttcattaaatgtttaaaataggTAGGAGATGAAATACCATTGAAGGATTGAAATTTTACTGACCTTTTGAAATTGCATCAGGTCTTTGTACATCTCTTCTTGATGTATCTCTTGCATCGTCTACAGGTAAAGATCTGAGTGCAACATAGATAGAATATGTCAACTCATGTTACATGCAGCATCCATAAAGCTACCCGTTTCAGTAGCTCCCGACCGTAAAATCTTTGTTGAATCtgattttctttatcttctatTTAGGAACAAGCTGACACTATGGCTGCCAGAGAGGTTGCGGAATCTATGGGACTCGCTAACCAGAATATACGATGACTGATAAAAAATACTCCATCTAGTAGGGTCTATGTCAGGCGTTAATACCTTCCTTACAGCACATTTTCAAGTGTACATTTCCAATGCCGCTGCTTATGGTGTCTTCATAATGGTTCCCCAAAGAATTTCAGCATTGCAAACCAAAACCGGAACTTAGGTGCAGGCATCTATTGATCTTTTGAGAAACTGCTGCAGGATGCTGAACTGTTGGGAAATTGGAGTTCGCTTTAGCCGAATGATATTATCGAATGGGTGACAGCTTCTCCTTCTTGTGTAGTGACTGTCCTCAGAATTGAATTggttaattatgtttattcgttttcttcttcattgaaaatgttttttcgAGTGGAACATTGTAGATACCAATATATTGTAATATCTCTTTTCTTTGTTCGAAGGGCATTTGCCCAATCTAAAGAATGCATTTGGAAATAGAACAAACATTTGGTTTTTGATGCCTGTTATTTCACTATTCTGAAGGTTACGTTTTCCTTGATGGaaatatatatgttgaaaaGAAATGAATGAAGCATGATGTAAAAGtgaattattcttatttttcaatacgttaatataaaattagggATTATGATAAAAATCTGTTGTGATCTTGTTTTTCTCAAATCATATTTTGCTTTGAACTAAATTCATTCATCCTTTACCTGGCACTGTAAGGAAACACATGTTTGGCACTGAAAATACAATGCAAACTGATTTTATGGAAGCTAACAAAATCCTCAGCTGTCTTAGTTTACTTTGTGTCTTCTTCCTCCAATTGGTACTCCTCATCGTCATCatcctcatcttcttcatcctcttcatcaAGTTTACTGATTTCGGAAAATTTGCTTAGCTCCAACCTGCCTTCATCCTCTAAAACATCGAGCCCAAATTTTGTGTTACGTTGCTTGACCAAAAGCCAACGTAATAACCGGTCTTCTTTGTTTAGGTAATGCAATTCTTTGTTGATTTCAGGTGTAGCCATCATGCTCATTTGCATCAGCGTCCCCTACATccattaaaaattgaaaatggcACACATGCATGATTTCCATTGAAACtcaagaaattttaatttttaagtctGTTTCACCAAAGTCACACTCTCAAACTAAATAAAGTTCAGAGAAACTTCACTAGCCGCAAAGCATAAAACAGAACATTCAATAAAC includes these proteins:
- the LOC108345881 gene encoding golgin candidate 1 — protein: MDSWLKAAEGLFEVVDRRAKAVATDLTEEQSDFKSPANGQASQGKREKSTPKAQKGLSNSSTISSDTSKEKTGSPLAPELIAYPENDGITSQSSNQPKEPRPSDATLPLLDTSLSNTLDDDNAKHDNDDVEALVNDANVGVATVAANGDPPQENASDTREMNPLPAPKEIESPRDEPTSAGQIIKSVDSDANKNMDEEKSESVAAETSDNDTILKDSDVKKVESVANRINQEDNKIDISPKKVQDQLDEAQGLLKTTKSTGQSKEARLARVCAGLSSRLQEYKSENAQLEELLTAERELGKSYEASIKQLQKDLSESKREVTRVEANMAEALAAKNAEIEALLSSMDAVKRQAALSEGNLASMQASMESMMRSRELSETRMMQALREELASAERRAEEERAAHNKTKMAAMEREVDLEHRAVESSTALARIQRVADERTAKVTELEQKVALLEVECASLNQELQDMEVRVRRELKKSPEEANQLIQMQAWQDELERARQGQRDAENKLSSLEAEMQKMRVEMAAMKRDAEHYSRQEHMELEKRYRELTDLLYYKQTQLETMVSEKAAAEFQLEKEIKRLQEARAEAERNKVSRRASSSWEDETEIKSLEPLPVHHRHLVGASIQLQKAVKLLDSGAVRATRFLWRYPTARVFLFFYLVFVHLFLMYLLHRLQEQADTMAAREVAESMGLANQNIR
- the LOC108344727 gene encoding uncharacterized protein LOC108344727, with translation MPPYDCMFLFKPHIAKEAILDLVVRVGKHVSGRNGVVTDVKNFGKVQLGYGVKKLDGRYYQGTLMQMSMMATPEINKELHYLNKEDRLLRWLLVKQRNTKFGLDVLEDEGRLELSKFSEISKLDEEDEEDEDDDDEEYQLEEEDTK